Proteins from one Mercurialis annua linkage group LG7, ddMerAnnu1.2, whole genome shotgun sequence genomic window:
- the LOC126655604 gene encoding heterogeneous nuclear ribonucleoprotein 1, with protein MQSDNGKLFIGGISWDTNEERLKEYFGSFGEVVEAVIMKDRTTGRARGFGFVVFADPAVADRVIKEKHNIDGRMVEAKKAVPRDDQNILTRSTGGSIHGSPGPCRTRKIFVGGLASTVTEADFRTYFEQYGTITDVVVMYDHNTQRPRGFGFITYDSEEAVDKVLMKTFHELNGKMVEVKRAVPKELSPGPSRSPLGGYNYGLSRVNSFLNGYTQGYNPSTVGGYGLRMDGRFSPVAGGRSGFPPFGSGYGIGMNFEPALSPTYGGNANFSNNVSYGRGMNPYFIGNTNRFPNPIGYDGGNGGNGGNSSFFSSATRNLWGNGGLNYNNTSANSNTYMGSGSGSLGGNNFGNNSVNWGSSALSVQGGGNVVSNNNLNFGYGGVENSFSLGTGGYGRNSGNNLATTSSYAASNGSLDGTLGDLYGGGSEYGDPTWRASNPERDGSGSFGYNLGNAASDASVKNSPGYVGGYSVNKRQTNRGIAA; from the exons ATGCAATCTGATAATGGGAAATTATTTATCGGTGGAATTTCTTGGGACACTAATGAGGAAAGACTCAAAGAGTATTTTGGGTCGTTTGGCGAGGTGGTGGAGGCTGTGATAATGAAAGATCGAACCACAGGGAGAGCTCGtggttttggttttgttgtttttgctgACCCGGCTGTTGCAGATAGAGTCATTAAGGAAAAGCACAATATTGATGGCAGGATG GTTGAGGCAAAAAAAGCTGTTCCCAGGGATGACCAGAACATTTTGACCAGGAGCACTGGTGGTAGCATTCACGGTTCTCCTGGCCCATGCCGCACAAGAAAGATTTTTGTTGGAGGTTTAGCATCCACAGTTACAGAGGCGGATTTTAGGACGTATTTTGAGCAGTATGGGACAATCACAGATGTGGTAGTGATGTATGATCACAACACCCAGAGGCCAAGAGGTTTTGGATTCATCACATATGATTCAGAAGAAGCAGTGGACAAGGTTCTGATGAAGACTTTTCATGAACTGAACGGCAAGATGGTTGAAGTTAAGCGAGCTGTTCCAAAAGAGTTATCTCCTGGTCCTAGTCGCAGTCCACTTGGTGGATATAACTATGGTTTGAGTAGGGTTAATAGTTTCCTTAATGGCTACACGCAGGGGTATAATCCAAGTACAGTTGGAGGGTATGGACTTAGGATGGATGGTAGGTTCAGTCCAGTTGCTGGAGGCCGAAGTGGGTTTCCTCCATTTGGTTCTGGTTATGGAATAGGTATGAATTTTGAGCCAGCATTGAGCCCTACATATGGAGGCAATGCTAATTTTAGTAACAATGTCAGTTATGGACGGGGGATGAACCCTTACTTTATTGGTAATACAAATAGGTTTCCTAATCCTATAGGATATGATGGAGGTAATGGAGGTAACGGAGGAAATAGTTCTTTTTTCAGCTCTGCGACTAGAAACTTGTGGGGAAATGGGGGGCTCAATTATAACAATACCTCTGCAAACTCCAATACTTACATGGGATCTGGAAGTGGAAGCTTAGGAGGGAATAACTTTGGCAACAATTCAGTGAATTGGGGTTCTTCAGCACTTTCAGTACAAGGTGGAGGAAATGTTGTTTCCAACAACAACCTGAATTTTGGGTATGGAGGTGTTGAGAACAGTTTTAGTCTGGGCACAGGTGGATATGGAAGAAACAGCGGAAACAATTTGGCTACAACTTCTTCATATGCTGCCTCCAATGGTAGCTTGGATGGAACCCTTGGGGACCTTTATGGTGGAGGTTCTGAATATGGGGACCCCACCTGGCGAGCGTCAAACCCTGAGCGAGATGGATCTGGCTCCTTCGGTTACAACCTTGGGAATGCCGCATCTGATGCTTCAGTAAAAAACTCTCCTGGCTATGTTGGCGGTTACAGTGTTAATAAGAGACAGACAAATAGAG